The DNA region GCCAATCGGCACGAACTCGGTGGTATTGAAAATGAAGGCTGCCAGGGCCAGCGCGAATACGCCAAGCCAGCTGCCTGCGCTTTCATTTTCGGTGGCGTTCGGAGGGATCGTTATCAAGAATTTACAGCTCTCTAAAAATGTTCCAGCCCGGAGGCCAACCGCCACGCATGAAACTCACGCCTGGCACCTGTACAGAAAAACATGGCTCGCCCCACTGAAAAACCAACGCAAAAACGCTCCGCTCGACCTTTAGAACCGGGCGCAGTGTGCAAAGTGGATTATTGTGAATATGGGGGATACAGCCAGATGACACGAATTCTACGGACCGCCAAGGTGGATCACAACCCGTCCATCGCTCTGGGACTTTACAAGTGACCGCCGGTCGTCAGTCGCCAAGGAAACGCTGCCGGTGCTCAGGCGACGGCAACAGGCAGTGATCATAGCGCCCGAACAGGCGGTAACGGTTGAGTGCAATGCGGTTGTAGGCCCAGTCACGCAGAAATCGCGGAAAGACCCGCAGCACTTTGAGCAGCGGCCACGGCGCAGGCAATAGCCCCATGATGTGCAGGAAAGCGTCCGAGCGGACGAACACACGGTTGTTGACGATGACCGCGATGGTATGAAATTCGTCCAGCGGCAGCCCGGCCCATTTCAGCAGTGCCTGGCCTTCTTTCGACTGCACGGCTGCCAGTCGCAGGCGCTGGTGTGGGTCGTGACGAATCAGAAACCGGACCACGCCATTGCACAACTTGCACACGCCATCGAACAGCACGACGCATTCATCAGGCTGCAAATAAGGTGCGGGGGTTGTCGACATGATTTATCTGCCTTGGGAGAGCTACCGCCTGTTGCAGCAGCACACAGGCATGGCGCGTCTGGAAACCTGAACACCTCGTCTGTCGATTGACCGGCGAGGCGTTCACGTTAAAGCGATTGCGCGACCGGATCAAACTTTCCGGACGAACTCGGACTTCAGCTTCATGGCGCCGATGCCATCGATCTTGCAGTCGATGTCGTGATCGCCGTCGACCAGACGGATGTTCTTGACCTTGGTGCCCACCTTGACCACCAGCGAAGAACCTTTGACTTTCAGGTCTTTGATAACGGTGATGGTATCGCCGTCCTGCAGCACATTGCCGGTGGAGTCCTTGATCACCTTCACGTCGTCGGACGCATCAGCGCTACCCGCGTCAGCGGACCACTCATGGGCGCATTCCGGACAGATCAGCAGGCTGCCATCTTCGTAGGTGAATTCGGAATTGCATTTCGGGCAGGACGGTAAGCTCACAGTGGTTCTCGCATCGAAGGGAGGTAAAAACCATGAATTATAAAGGGCTTTTCCCGTTTCAGGTTAATCGCCCAGTGACAGCGCTCTGCCGGCAGTGCTTTTCACGAAGCGTTCTGCAATGCTAGCGCCACAACCAAGGCTCGGAAAACCTGATGATCGCCGCACACTTTGCCCCATTCGAAGATCTGGCCACCCGGCTGATCCCACACACCCACGCCGAAAAGGTCGACGGTTCGCACGACGTCTCGCACTTGCTGCGCGTCTGGAAGAACGTCTGTGCCATCCGTGACCATGAAGGCGGCGATGCCCGTGTGTTGATCGCCGCGACACTGCTGCATGACTGTGTTTCGGTCGAGAAGGATTCACCGTTTCGATCTGGCGCCTCGCGACTGGCAGCGGCGCGGGCCAGCGAATTGCTGGCCGGAATGGGCTGGGATGGGGAAAGCATCGCGGCGGTGGCCCACGCTATCGAGGCGCACAGCTTCTCGGCAGCGATAACCCCCTTGACGCTTGAGGCGAAGATTCTGCAGGACGCTGACCGGCTTGACTCTCTGGGCATGCTCGGCGTCGCGCGAACCTTCTATGTATCAGGCCGGATGGGCCGATTGCTCTACGACCCGATAGATCCTCACGCCAGCCAGCGCTCGTATGACGACAAGAACTTTGCCGTTGATCACTTTCATACCAAGCTGCTGCACCTCGCTGACGGCTTCAAAACTCACGCAGGTGAGCGGATGGCAAAGGTCAGACACACTCGCTTGAAGCGCTTTCTGGATGAATTGATGGAGGAAATCGGCGCGCCTCAAGCCTGAGCCGTTGCCTGCTTGCGGATTAAACGCAAGATGTCATAAAGACATCACACAACTGCCCTATAAACGGCTCTCCGAGAAGGTCAGCGTGTTCATAGGGGTCGTGTGCCGTGAAAAGATTTATGCCTGGTTTTTTACGTCGGCGAACCACAACGACGCTACTGCGCCGCTTCAGGATCACCCCGCGGCTGGTGATCTGCTTCGGCATCAGCTCAATGCTGATGGTCGCATTGGGCGCGTTCTGTCTGCTGCAAATGCAAGACATCCGCGAGCAAGGCGAAGCCGTCGAGAGCGGTGCGCTGCCCAGTATCGCCATGGCTGATGCCATCGCCATCGGCTTGGTCAAACTGCGTAGCGAAACCACTCGTCTGATCGCCAATGCCGATGATCCAGGCGCGGTCATCAACAGTAAGATCAACGTCGAACAACTCAAGAACGAGGTCGAGAAAGGTTTCGCGGAGTACCTGGCACGTGTTCAATCCGGCACTGAGCACGACTCCATCGTCGCGCTGCAGGATGCCTACAAAGCGTTCATGCCCGGATTGCAGGATCAGATCGCACTGATCGAGCAGAACAAACTGGATGAAGCCAGAATGCTGGCCAACACCATGCTTGCGCTGCAAGGCGACCTGATGGACATGCAGGTGCAGCTGCTGCGCGAACTGAACAAACAAAGTGCCGCCAGCGCCGTCGAAGCTGCGGGCGCCAGCTACGAACAAGCCCGAATCATCGCGCTGAGTGCGATTGCAGTGGCCCTCGCGCTGACCCTGTTGCTGGCCTGGCGTCTGAGCGTCAGCATCATCCATCCGGTTCGTCAGGCCCTGCACATCGCCAGCACCATCGCCGATGGCGACCTGAGCGAGCATCAGATTCCGCAAGGCAAGGATGAGACTGCACAACTGCTGATCACGCTGGGCCGTATGCGCAGCAATCTGCACAGCACCATTGACCAGATTTACGCAGCGGCGACCCAGTTATCGCAATCGGTGCAGGAGATGGGCAGCATCGCCGAGGCCAGCGCGCTCAATCTGCAATTGCAGAACGACGAAATCGAACAGGCCGCCGTTGCCGTCAACCAGATGAGCCAGGCGGCCGTTGAAGTAGCCGGCAACGCCAGCAATACCGTGACCGAATCCGAAGCCTCGACCCAGGCGGCGGCACAGGGCAAGGACAAGCTGTCGGCAACCATCAGTTCGATCAAGGAACTGACAGAAAACGTGCTCGACTCATCGCATCAGGCCGAAGGGCTGGCCGAGCGTACGCAGAGCATCAGCAGCATTCTCGATGTGATCCGCGCCATCGCCAACCAGACCAACCTGCTGGCGTTGAACGCAGCCATTGAGGCCGCGCGTGCGGGCGAGGCAGGACGCGGGTTTGCCGTGGTGGCCGATGAAGTCCGTTCGTTGGCGCAGCGCACCAGCGCGTCCACTGCAGAAATCGAAGGCTTGATCAGCGGAGTGCAGCCGAGCACGCAACAGACGGCCAGTTCACTGCGGCATACGGCGACTCAGGCAAACCTCACGCTGGAACAGGCCG from Pseudomonas syringae includes:
- a CDS encoding thiol-disulfide oxidoreductase DCC family protein, with translation MSTTPAPYLQPDECVVLFDGVCKLCNGVVRFLIRHDPHQRLRLAAVQSKEGQALLKWAGLPLDEFHTIAVIVNNRVFVRSDAFLHIMGLLPAPWPLLKVLRVFPRFLRDWAYNRIALNRYRLFGRYDHCLLPSPEHRQRFLGD
- a CDS encoding HD domain-containing protein; the encoded protein is MIAAHFAPFEDLATRLIPHTHAEKVDGSHDVSHLLRVWKNVCAIRDHEGGDARVLIAATLLHDCVSVEKDSPFRSGASRLAAARASELLAGMGWDGESIAAVAHAIEAHSFSAAITPLTLEAKILQDADRLDSLGMLGVARTFYVSGRMGRLLYDPIDPHASQRSYDDKNFAVDHFHTKLLHLADGFKTHAGERMAKVRHTRLKRFLDELMEEIGAPQA
- a CDS encoding zinc ribbon domain-containing protein YjdM, which produces MSLPSCPKCNSEFTYEDGSLLICPECAHEWSADAGSADASDDVKVIKDSTGNVLQDGDTITVIKDLKVKGSSLVVKVGTKVKNIRLVDGDHDIDCKIDGIGAMKLKSEFVRKV
- a CDS encoding methyl-accepting chemotaxis protein, whose translation is MSQAAVEVAGNASNTVTESEASTQAAAQGKDKLSATISSIKELTENVLDSSHQAEGLAERTQSISSILDVIRAIANQTNLLALNAAIEAARAGEAGRGFAVVADEVRSLAQRTSASTAEIEGLISGVQPSTQQTASSLRHTATQANLTLEQAAATGEALNVIISSTATINDRNLLIASAAEQQAQVASEVDRNLSSIRDLSSQTASGAQQTTVASNALAMLATDLNLMVQRFVL